One Mycobacterium sp. SMC-4 DNA window includes the following coding sequences:
- the egtB gene encoding ergothioneine biosynthesis protein EgtB, whose translation MTTRETLADQLGRARARTLSLVNFDDDEVCRQYDPLMSPLVWDLAHIGQQEEFWLLRGGDPGRPGILSPQVDSLYDAFVHSRAARVDLPLLPPTEARSYCRTVRGKALDVLDRLSDDHPDLFAFGLVVSHENQHDETMLAALNLRAGQPLLESGSALPAGRPGVAGTSVLVPAGPFVLGVDATAEPFALDNERPAHVVDIPAFRIGRVPVTNGQWRQFVDDGGYHQRRWWSDDGWAYRQRAALTAPLFWNAESGTRTRFGHVEDIPADEPVQHVTYFEAEAYAAWAGARLPTEYEWEKACAWDPTTQSRRRYPWGATEPTAKLANLGGQALRPAPVGAYPDGASAYGAEQMLGDVWEWTTSRLHPWPGFSPMIYQRYSQPFFHGQSSGDYRVLRGGSWAVSADILRPSFRNWDHPIRRQIFTGVRLAWDEHV comes from the coding sequence GTGACAACACGCGAGACGCTCGCCGACCAACTCGGCCGGGCCCGAGCCCGCACGCTGAGCTTGGTCAACTTCGACGACGACGAAGTGTGCCGCCAGTACGACCCGCTGATGAGCCCGCTGGTGTGGGATCTGGCCCACATCGGGCAGCAGGAGGAGTTCTGGTTGCTGCGCGGAGGTGATCCCGGACGTCCCGGCATCCTGAGCCCGCAGGTCGATTCGCTCTACGACGCGTTCGTGCATTCGCGGGCCGCCCGAGTCGACCTGCCGCTGCTGCCGCCGACCGAAGCTCGTAGCTACTGCCGCACCGTCCGCGGCAAGGCTCTCGACGTCCTGGACAGGCTGTCCGACGACCATCCCGACCTGTTCGCCTTCGGACTGGTGGTCAGCCACGAGAACCAGCACGACGAGACCATGCTGGCTGCGCTGAACTTGCGTGCCGGTCAACCACTGCTCGAAAGTGGGTCTGCGCTGCCCGCGGGTCGCCCGGGAGTGGCGGGTACGTCGGTGCTGGTGCCGGCGGGGCCGTTCGTGCTCGGTGTGGACGCCACCGCCGAACCGTTTGCGCTGGACAACGAACGTCCTGCGCACGTCGTCGACATCCCGGCGTTTCGCATCGGCCGGGTGCCGGTCACCAACGGCCAGTGGCGGCAGTTCGTCGACGACGGGGGTTACCACCAGCGTCGTTGGTGGTCTGACGACGGCTGGGCCTACCGGCAGCGCGCAGCATTGACCGCCCCGTTGTTCTGGAACGCCGAGAGCGGCACCCGCACCCGTTTCGGTCATGTCGAGGACATCCCCGCCGACGAGCCGGTCCAGCACGTCACATACTTCGAAGCCGAGGCCTATGCGGCGTGGGCCGGCGCCCGGCTACCCACCGAGTACGAATGGGAGAAGGCCTGCGCGTGGGACCCGACCACCCAATCGCGCCGCCGATACCCCTGGGGTGCAACAGAACCCACGGCCAAGCTGGCCAACCTCGGTGGGCAGGCGCTGCGCCCGGCGCCGGTGGGTGCCTACCCGGACGGGGCATCGGCCTACGGTGCCGAACAAATGCTGGGCGACGTGTGGGAGTGGACCACCTCGCGGCTGCATCCGTGGCCCGGGTTCAGCCCGATGATCTACCAGCGCTACTCGCAACCGTTCTTCCATGGCCAGAGCAGCGGCGACTACCGGGTGTTGCGCGGTGGCTCGTGGGCGGTCTCGGCGGATATCCTGCGGCCCAGCTTCCGCAACTGGGACCACCCGATCCGCCGACAGATCTTCACCGGGGTGCGGCTGGCCTGGGACGAGCATGTGTAG